The following proteins are encoded in a genomic region of Takifugu rubripes chromosome 9, fTakRub1.2, whole genome shotgun sequence:
- the agbl2 gene encoding LOW QUALITY PROTEIN: cytosolic carboxypeptidase 2 (The sequence of the model RefSeq protein was modified relative to this genomic sequence to represent the inferred CDS: deleted 1 base in 1 codon), whose translation MSLRNHNHSTSHAKKSPDATTSALRNWFDRRHLNQSDTSDSNTEKDESSGERKLLSINLNKMLRTRQLLINFDAGRPVVSLKAPLDLINFQSIIRPRWPVECEVISDAIHHIEWDPSEPEPFYQPTGLEKASMPAGEEKGKVVYCVDHTTKYPHFTCSRIGGSRGPIRNATFIGEADSTLQFESRFESGNLLKAVQVGLYEYELTLRPDMYTAKHTQWFYFRVRNMKAGANYCFTIVNLMKSSSLYSVGMRPLLYSERAAKETSVGWRRTGSNIRYFRSCNQVKSSDTVTLHSLTWTVQFPYDSDTCYLAHCYPYTYSHLQRYLRGVASNPAITSYCMLRVLCHSLAGNAVYVLTVTSRGSSVVEDKTKRAVVVTARVHPGETNGSWMMEGFLEFLLGESDDARLLRDTFVFKVVPMLNPDGVIVGNYRCSLAGRDLNRNYKTRLRDSFPTVWHTRNMVERLVNETDVVLYCDFHGHNRKNNVFMYGCNSPGDNVLKLQERVFPLMMSKNANNKSCKFRVQKSKEGTGRITMWRLGVKNSYTMEASFGGSTLGDRKGSHFTTRDLKSIGFYFCDTLLDYCDPDPTKIKYCLAELKVLMRKQVREKLGIDVGSGVTVSDVETSTSGSNSSDSNGLPVHLLKQQQSNQTLKKKKKRLRTFKERNRLRPERLRSATQPTALQSNFNSATLQESSSHLDNPERIHPKTGIRCGKNSQVRAGNLHTTQRGDVSQVTLWRGCEPVMNKGSCLEEMKTACRDDRGVESRSRCRCSGQMQHLSAPLPPSAKFIRASQQRQLPSLQRSFTSHKNCRGQAPALIDPHSSPMSLKMIPTKCLLSALTTDKFGMQRRLGDRNTSGVFEHYSLEDSPTIKTKLNDKEQEKDSAGLTESKSHTSLFVPVLRSRPPRAALLCKDKGCVNVLLPVLKPSVLDKMVHPRSVTLNQLQGYHGRRHQSGREHRAMTAPQAPSGRRASQPALL comes from the exons ATGTCTTTGAGAAATCACAATCACAGCACCTCACAC GCAAAAAAATCCCCAGACGCGACCACCTCTGCTCTCAGGAACTGGTTCGATCGTCGCCATTTGAACCAGTCAGACACAAGCGACTCCAACACAGAAAAAGATGAGAGTTCAGGGGAGAGGAAACTAT TATCtataaatctaaataaaatgcTGCGGACCAGGCAGCTGCTCATCAACTTTGATGCTGGTCGGCCTGTTGTGAGTCTCAAGGCACCACTGGACCTGATAAACTTCCAGTCCATCATCCGCCCTCGCTGG CCTGTAgagtgtgaggtcatcagtgATGCCATCCATCATATAG AGTGGGATCCATCCGAACCAGAACCTTTCTATCAGCCCACTGGATTGGAGAAGGCATCCATGCCagctggggaggagaaggggaaagtGGTGTATTGTGTTGACCATA CCACAAAATATCCCCATTTCACCTGCTCGCGCATCGGCGGAAGCAGAGGTCCCATAAGGAACGCCACTTTTATCGGTGAAGCAGACTCAACACTCCAGTTTGAGTCTCGTTTTGAAAGCGGGAACCTTCTGAAGGCTGTCCAAGT GGGTCTTTATGAGTATGAGCTCACCCTGCGCCCTGACATGTacactgcaaaacacacacagtggtttTACTTCAGGGTCCGGAACATGAAGGCTGGAGCAAACTACTGCTTCACAATCGTCAActtgatgaagagcagcagcttgtATTCTGTGGGAATGAGACCACTCCTCTATTCTGAGAGGGCAGCCAAAGAAACAAGTGTCGGATGGCGACGCACTGGTTCCAACATCAGATACTTCCGCAGCTGCAATCAG GTCAAAAGCAGTGACACGGTGACCTTGCACTCCCTCACCTGGACTGTCCAGTTCCCGTATGACTCAGACACGTGCTACCTGGCCCACTGTTACCcctacacctactcacacctgcAGCGTTACCTCAGGGGTGTCGCTTCCAACCCAGCGATCACGTCCTACTGTATGCTGCGTGTGCTGTGTCACAGCCTTGCTGGGAATGCCGTGTATGTGTTGACGGTGACGTCACGGGGGAGCAGTGTAGTGGAGGATAAGACCAAGAGGGCCGTGGTGGTGACGGCCAGAGTGCACCCCGGAGAGACCAATGGGTCTTGGATGATGGAAGGGTTTCTAGAATTCCTGCTGGGAGAGTCAGACGATGCCCGGCTACTCAGAGacacttttgtttttaag gtggtgcccatgctgaatcctgATGGTGTGATTGTGGGTAATTACCGCTGCTCTTTGGCAGGCAGAGACCTCAACAGGAATTACAAGACAAGGCTCAGGGATTCCTTTCCCACCGTGTGGCACACCAGGAACATGGTGGAAAG GCTGGTGAATGAGACAGACGTTGTTCTGTACTGTGACTTTCATGGCCACAACCGTAAAAACAACGTATTCATGTATGGTTGCAACAGCCCAGGAGATAATGTGCTGAAGCTCCAAGAAAGAGTATTTCCTCTAATGATGAGCAAGAATGCCAACAACAAG AGTTGTAAGTTCCGGGTGCAAAAGAGCAAGGAAGGAACGGGGCGCATCACCATGTGGAGACTTGGCGTCAAAAACAGCTACACTATGGAAGCCAGCTTTGGAGGATCGACTTTGG GTGACAGAAAAGGAAGTCATTTTACCACTCGGGACCTGAAGTCCATTGGCTTTTATTTCTGTGACACCCTGCTGGACTACTGTGACCCTGATCCAACAAAG ATCAAATACTGTCTGGCAGAACTGAAAGTTTTGATGCGGAAGCAGGTCAGAGAGAAGCTAGGCATAGATGTAGGATCTGGAGTCACTGTTTCTGATGTTGAAACCAG CACCAGTGGTTCCAATAGCTCAGATTCTAATGGATTACCAGTTCATTTACTGAAGCAACAACAGTCGAAT CAAactctgaagaagaaaaagaagcgcTTGAGGACTTTTAAAGAGAGGAACCGGCTTCGAccagagaggctgaggagcGCCACACAGCCGACAGCTCTGCAGAGCAACTTCAACAGTGCA ACGTTGCAGGAATCCAGCAGTCACCTTGACAACCCAGAGAGAATCCATCCGAAGACTGGAATAAGATGTGGTAAAAACTCCCAG GTACGTGCAGGTAACCTGCACACCACTCAACGTGGTGATGTCAGTCAGGTGACACTGTGGCGGGGCTGCGAGCCAGTAATGAACAAG GGCAGCTgtttggaggaaatgaagacagCATGTAGAG ATGACCGAGGTGTGGAGTCAAGAAGCAGATGCAGATGCTCCGGTCAGATGCAGCACCTGAGCGCGCCCCTTCCGCCGTCTGCAAAATTCATTCGAGCCAGTCAGCAGCGGCAGCTTCCCAGCCTCCAACGCTCCTTCACCTCCCACAAAAACTGCAGGG GTCAGGCCCCTGCCCTAATAGACCCTCACAG CTCACCCATGTCCTTGAAGATGATTCCAACAAAGTGCCTGCTGTCCGCTTTAACCACTGACAAATTCGGCATGCAGCGTCGTCTCGGAGACAGAAACACATCAGGGGTCTTTGAACATTACTCGCTTGAGGACTCGCCCACAATCAAGACCAAACTTAATGACAAAGAGCAGGAGAAAGATTCTGCAGgtctcactgaatcaaaatcaCACACCAGCCTGTTTGTGCCTGTGCTGAGGAGCCGGCCCCCAAGAGCAGCTCT CCTGTGTAAGGACAAAGGGTGCGTCAACGTCTTATTGCCGGTGTTAAAGCCTTCAGTCCTGGACAAGATGGTGCATCCTCGGAGTGTCACACTGAATCAGCTTCAGGGTTATCACGGCAGGCGTCACCAGTCTGGACGAGAACATCGAGCTATGACTGCTCCACAAGCACCGTCAGGCAGAAGAGCCTCACAGCCAGCGCTACTGTAG